A genome region from Bradyrhizobium sp. WSM1417 includes the following:
- a CDS encoding Xaa-Pro peptidase family protein, with protein sequence MQENVARADRSRAIPFDAAKLDRLMEAAGLDVLVATSKHNVQYMLGAERAIFFDYMDALGVSRYLPVLVYPKGAPEHAVYVGHRLETHQRAVAPPWVAQVRTESNGSVDAITRAVSLIRDAGVPLKRVGVEMAFLPMDAGRALADALPGAELKDALLVLERLRAVKSADELAKLKTASELVIASMLAVIAGHGPGTTKQQLSDALRIAEANRGLTFEYCLLACGNSHNRAPSAQRWEQGDVLSLDSGGNYHGYIGDLARMAVLGDPDAELKACLAEIEAVQRAAFAAVRPGALGGDIYVAAERQLAKISQRDCTEFLAHGMGLVSHEAPHLTAKGPIPYDDTDARLPLETGMVVSIETTMKHPKRGFIKLEDTVAVTATGYEIFGEGGRGWNLGGSSL encoded by the coding sequence ATGCAGGAGAACGTCGCCCGCGCAGATCGCTCGCGCGCCATTCCATTCGATGCGGCCAAGCTCGACCGCCTGATGGAGGCCGCCGGCCTCGACGTCCTGGTCGCGACCTCCAAGCACAATGTGCAGTACATGCTCGGTGCCGAGCGCGCGATCTTCTTCGACTACATGGATGCGCTGGGCGTCAGCCGCTATCTGCCGGTCCTGGTCTATCCCAAGGGCGCACCGGAGCACGCGGTCTATGTCGGGCATCGGCTGGAGACCCACCAGCGCGCCGTCGCGCCCCCATGGGTGGCGCAGGTCCGGACCGAGTCCAACGGCTCGGTCGATGCGATCACGCGGGCCGTAAGCTTGATCCGCGACGCCGGCGTGCCCCTGAAGCGGGTCGGGGTGGAGATGGCGTTCCTGCCGATGGATGCGGGCCGGGCGCTTGCCGACGCCCTGCCCGGCGCCGAGCTCAAGGACGCGCTGCTGGTGCTGGAGCGGCTGCGCGCGGTCAAGTCGGCCGACGAGCTCGCGAAACTCAAGACGGCGTCCGAACTGGTGATCGCCTCGATGCTGGCGGTGATCGCCGGGCACGGGCCGGGCACGACCAAGCAGCAATTGTCGGACGCCTTGCGGATCGCCGAAGCCAATCGCGGACTGACCTTCGAATACTGCCTGCTCGCCTGCGGCAACAGCCACAACCGGGCGCCGTCAGCGCAGCGCTGGGAGCAAGGTGACGTGCTGTCGCTCGATTCCGGCGGCAATTATCACGGCTATATCGGCGACCTCGCGCGCATGGCGGTGCTCGGTGATCCCGATGCCGAGTTGAAGGCCTGCCTGGCCGAGATCGAGGCGGTCCAGCGCGCGGCCTTCGCCGCGGTCCGGCCCGGCGCCCTGGGCGGCGACATCTACGTCGCGGCGGAGCGGCAGCTCGCGAAGATCAGCCAGCGTGACTGCACGGAGTTTTTGGCCCACGGCATGGGCCTCGTCAGCCACGAGGCCCCTCACCTGACTGCCAAGGGCCCGATTCCCTACGACGACACCGACGCCCGGTTGCCGCTCGAAACAGGCATGGTGGTGTCGATCGAGACCACAATGAAGCATCCCAAGCGCGGGTTCATCAAGCTCGAGGACACGGTCGCGGTGACGGCGACGGGCTACGAGATCTTTGGCGAGGGTGGTCGTGGGTGGAATCTGGGGGGCAGTTCGCTGTAG
- a CDS encoding TRAP transporter large permease subunit: MAHIEVEVNGVAGEATVRSPRRPSLLASTERALGLLVEIPAAILVVAEIAILFAGVVARYGLHRPLIWSDELASILFLWLAMLGAAVAFRRSEHMRMTAVVASTRPATRAWLDLVATCAALAFLALIVWPSWDYAYEESFITTPALQISNMWRAAALPAGICLMAVFALLRLLRAADYRMVLTAAVAVAVVVGLFWLAQPYLRPLGNLNLVIFFVGVAGFCVFAGVPIAFGFGLAIFGYLALTTRTPVMVLVGRMDEGMSHLILLSVPLFVFLGLLIEMTGMARAMVAFLASLLGHVRGGLHYVLVGAMYLVSGISGAKAADMAAVAPVLFPEMKQRGAKPGDLVALLAATGAQTETIPPSLVLITIGSVTGVSIAALFTGGLLPGVVLAITLCMLVWWRYRHEDMSHVRRATGGEIGKTFVIALPALALPFVIRYAVVEGIATATEVSTIGIVYGALVGLLVYRRFDWRRLFPMLVETAALSGAILLIIGTATGMAWGLTQSGFSRSLASAMTGLPGGAGTFIAVSILAFTILGSVLEGIPAIVLFGPLLFPIARAVGVHEVHYAMVIILAMGIGLFAPPFGVGYYAACAIGRVDPAEGIRPIWGYLLALLVGLIVVAVFPWISIGFL; encoded by the coding sequence ATGGCTCATATCGAGGTCGAAGTGAACGGAGTGGCGGGCGAGGCGACTGTTCGGTCCCCTCGCCGACCTTCGTTGCTGGCCTCGACGGAGCGCGCACTCGGCCTCCTCGTCGAAATCCCGGCGGCGATTTTGGTGGTCGCCGAGATCGCGATCCTGTTTGCCGGCGTGGTCGCGCGCTACGGCCTGCACCGGCCGCTGATCTGGTCGGACGAGCTCGCCTCGATCCTGTTCCTGTGGCTCGCCATGCTGGGCGCGGCGGTCGCGTTCCGCCGCTCCGAGCACATGCGCATGACCGCGGTCGTCGCCAGCACCAGGCCGGCCACGCGGGCCTGGCTCGACCTCGTGGCGACCTGCGCGGCGCTGGCCTTCCTGGCGCTGATCGTGTGGCCGTCCTGGGACTACGCCTACGAGGAAAGCTTCATCACCACGCCGGCGCTGCAGATCTCCAATATGTGGCGCGCCGCGGCGCTGCCGGCCGGCATCTGCCTGATGGCGGTGTTCGCGCTGTTGCGGCTGCTGCGCGCAGCCGATTACCGCATGGTGCTGACGGCCGCGGTCGCCGTTGCTGTCGTTGTCGGCCTGTTCTGGCTGGCGCAGCCCTATCTGCGGCCGCTCGGCAACCTCAACCTCGTCATCTTCTTCGTCGGCGTCGCCGGCTTCTGCGTCTTTGCCGGTGTTCCCATCGCGTTCGGCTTCGGGCTCGCCATCTTCGGCTATCTGGCACTGACCACGCGCACGCCGGTCATGGTGCTGGTCGGCCGGATGGACGAGGGCATGAGCCACCTCATTTTGCTCTCGGTGCCGCTGTTCGTATTTTTGGGGCTGCTGATTGAAATGACCGGCATGGCACGGGCCATGGTCGCCTTCCTGGCGAGCCTGCTCGGCCACGTCCGCGGCGGGCTGCACTACGTCCTTGTCGGCGCCATGTACCTGGTCTCCGGCATCTCAGGCGCCAAGGCGGCCGACATGGCGGCGGTCGCGCCCGTGCTGTTCCCGGAGATGAAGCAGCGCGGCGCCAAGCCCGGCGATCTCGTCGCGCTCCTTGCGGCCACCGGCGCGCAGACCGAAACCATTCCGCCGAGTCTCGTGCTGATCACGATCGGATCGGTCACGGGCGTCTCGATCGCCGCGCTGTTCACCGGCGGCCTGCTGCCCGGGGTCGTGCTGGCGATCACGCTGTGCATGCTGGTTTGGTGGCGCTACCGCCACGAGGATATGAGCCATGTCCGACGCGCCACAGGTGGCGAGATCGGCAAGACCTTCGTCATTGCCCTGCCCGCGCTCGCGCTGCCCTTCGTGATCCGCTATGCCGTGGTCGAAGGCATCGCGACCGCCACCGAAGTCTCCACCATCGGCATCGTCTATGGCGCCCTGGTCGGCCTCCTCGTCTACCGCCGCTTCGACTGGCGGCGGCTGTTTCCGATGCTGGTCGAAACCGCTGCGCTGTCGGGCGCGATCCTGCTGATCATCGGAACGGCCACAGGCATGGCCTGGGGCCTGACGCAATCGGGGTTCTCGCGCTCGCTGGCGTCGGCCATGACCGGACTGCCGGGCGGCGCGGGGACCTTCATCGCCGTCTCGATCCTGGCCTTCACCATCCTCGGCAGCGTGCTGGAGGGCATCCCGGCGATCGTACTGTTCGGGCCGCTGTTGTTTCCGATTGCGCGTGCGGTCGGCGTGCACGAGGTGCACTATGCCATGGTGATCATTCTCGCCATGGGTATCGGGCTATTCGCCCCGCCCTTCGGGGTCGGCTATTATGCCGCCTGCGCCATCGGACGCGTCGATCCGGCCGAAGGCATCAGGCCGATCTGGGGTTATCTGCTGGCGCTGCTGGTAGGATTGATCGTCGTCGCCGTGTTTCCGTGGATCTCCATCGGATTCCTGTAA
- a CDS encoding TRAP transporter substrate-binding protein, which translates to MSFSRRTLLKASAATAVLGGLSAPHVARAQSAEFTYKYANNLPDTHPLNVRAKEMAAAIKAETGGKFDLQIFPNNQLGSDTDMLSQIRSGGVEFFTLSGLILSTLVPAASINGIGFAFPDYGTVWKAMDGDLGAFVRGEIKKAGLEVMDKIWDNGFRQTTSSSKPITGPDDLKGFKIRVPVSPLWTSMFKAFDAAPASINFAEVYSALQTRIVEGQENPLAIISTAKLYEVQKYCSLTNHMWDGFWFLANRKAWSSLPEDVRTIVAKNINAAALKEREDTAKLNANLQQELAGKGLTFNQPAVAPFRDKLRSAGFYAEWKGKYGDQAWDLLEKAVGKLS; encoded by the coding sequence ATGAGCTTTTCCCGCCGCACGCTTCTCAAGGCCTCCGCCGCGACCGCGGTCCTGGGCGGCCTCAGTGCGCCCCATGTGGCCCGCGCCCAGAGCGCCGAGTTCACCTACAAATACGCCAACAACCTGCCGGACACCCATCCGCTGAACGTGCGCGCCAAGGAGATGGCGGCGGCGATCAAGGCCGAGACAGGCGGCAAGTTCGACCTCCAGATCTTCCCGAACAACCAGCTCGGGTCCGACACCGACATGCTGAGCCAGATTCGGTCCGGCGGCGTCGAGTTCTTCACGCTGTCGGGACTGATCCTGTCGACCCTGGTGCCGGCGGCCTCCATCAACGGCATCGGCTTCGCGTTCCCGGACTACGGCACGGTCTGGAAGGCCATGGACGGCGATCTCGGCGCCTTCGTCCGCGGCGAGATCAAGAAGGCCGGTCTCGAGGTCATGGACAAGATCTGGGACAACGGCTTCCGCCAGACCACGTCGTCAAGCAAGCCGATCACCGGTCCGGACGACCTCAAGGGCTTCAAGATCCGCGTGCCGGTGTCGCCGCTGTGGACCTCGATGTTCAAGGCGTTCGATGCGGCGCCCGCCTCGATCAACTTCGCCGAGGTCTATTCCGCGCTGCAGACCAGGATCGTCGAGGGCCAGGAGAACCCGCTGGCGATCATCTCGACCGCCAAGCTCTACGAGGTGCAGAAATACTGCTCGCTGACCAACCACATGTGGGACGGCTTCTGGTTCCTGGCCAATCGCAAGGCATGGAGCAGCCTGCCCGAGGATGTGCGTACCATCGTTGCCAAGAACATCAATGCTGCAGCGCTCAAAGAACGTGAGGACACCGCCAAGCTCAATGCCAATCTGCAGCAGGAGCTCGCGGGCAAGGGCCTGACCTTCAACCAGCCCGCGGTCGCGCCGTTCCGCGACAAGCTGCGGTCCGCCGGCTTCTATGCCGAGTGGAAGGGTAAATATGGCGATCAGGCCTGGGACCTGCTGGAAAAGGCGGTCGGCAAGCTGTCGTAA